One stretch of bacterium DNA includes these proteins:
- a CDS encoding VanW family protein, with the protein MRFIPWFLLVLFFLFGTLFYPRERVIAGYFTSLKGRTPNQIHNLKLAAEAINGVIVKPGEIFSFNKRVGPWSRDKGYRKAPVSYTGLMVPAWGGGVCQVSSTLYNAVLLAGLEIVERGAHYWEPNYIPAGRDAAVAYGQLDLRFRNNFPKPIRIKAEVRGEKLLVEILSRYKPPYKVEVITKEREIEPPRYVLAGGEGVFPQGRSGCEVEVYRVFLKGGEEVKRELLSIDEYPALSIVIKTGSR; encoded by the coding sequence ATGAGATTCATACCCTGGTTCCTTCTCGTTCTCTTCTTCCTTTTCGGCACACTTTTTTATCCCAGGGAGAGGGTGATAGCGGGATATTTCACATCTCTTAAAGGGAGGACGCCGAACCAAATTCACAATTTAAAGCTCGCCGCAGAGGCGATTAATGGCGTTATTGTCAAGCCCGGTGAAATTTTCTCCTTCAATAAAAGAGTTGGACCCTGGAGCAGGGATAAGGGATATAGAAAGGCACCAGTTAGTTATACGGGATTGATGGTGCCGGCTTGGGGTGGGGGAGTTTGTCAGGTTTCCTCAACGCTTTACAATGCTGTTCTTCTCGCGGGATTGGAGATAGTGGAGAGGGGAGCGCATTATTGGGAGCCGAATTACATTCCGGCCGGGAGGGATGCTGCTGTGGCTTATGGTCAGCTTGATTTGAGATTCAGAAACAATTTTCCAAAGCCGATAAGGATAAAAGCAGAGGTCAGGGGAGAGAAGCTTTTGGTGGAGATTTTGAGCAGATATAAACCTCCCTATAAAGTGGAGGTGATAACGAAGGAGAGGGAGATAGAGCCTCCACGCTATGTCTTGGCGGGAGGGGAGGGGGTGTTTCCGCAGGGAAGGAGCGGATGCGAGGTTGAAGTCTATAGGGTTTTCCTGAAGGGAGGGGAGGAAGTGAAGAGGGAACTCCTATCAATAGACGAATATCCCGCTTTGTCAATAGTGATAAAGACGGGCAGTAGATAA
- the pstB gene encoding phosphate ABC transporter ATP-binding protein, whose amino-acid sequence MNDYTKLETQNLNFYYGDNKVLKNISIKIPANRITAIIGPSGCGKSTFLRLFNRMNDILEGARVEGKVLIDGIDIYNSNIDVANLRRRVGMVFQKPNPFPLSIFENVAYGPRIHGLHKKKKLEEIVENALRQAALWDEVKDKLHKSAFELSGGQQQRLCIARCLAVEPEVILMDEPASALDPISTLKIEELMQELKEKYTIVIVTHNMQEAARVSDFTGFIYKGELIEFGPTADIFEHPQNKLTEDYITGRFG is encoded by the coding sequence ATGAATGATTACACGAAATTGGAAACGCAAAACCTGAACTTTTACTACGGCGATAACAAGGTCCTGAAGAATATCTCTATTAAAATACCCGCAAACAGGATTACCGCGATAATCGGTCCCTCGGGTTGCGGGAAATCCACCTTTCTCCGCCTTTTCAATAGAATGAACGATATCCTTGAGGGAGCAAGGGTGGAGGGGAAAGTCCTTATAGATGGGATAGATATCTACAATTCCAACATAGATGTAGCCAACTTGAGAAGAAGGGTGGGAATGGTTTTTCAAAAACCCAATCCATTTCCCCTCTCAATATTTGAGAATGTAGCCTATGGTCCTCGTATACACGGATTGCACAAGAAGAAAAAGTTAGAGGAGATAGTGGAGAACGCCCTTCGCCAAGCAGCTCTTTGGGATGAGGTCAAGGACAAATTGCACAAATCAGCGTTTGAGCTATCCGGTGGTCAGCAACAGAGGCTTTGCATAGCCCGCTGTCTCGCTGTTGAGCCAGAAGTAATCCTTATGGATGAGCCCGCCTCCGCTTTGGACCCAATCTCGACTCTGAAAATAGAGGAATTAATGCAAGAATTGAAAGAAAAATATACAATTGTTATCGTAACACACAACATGCAGGAAGCGGCGAGAGTTTCGGATTTCACCGGCTTCATTTACAAGGGCGAGCTCATAGAGTTCGGACCAACTGCCGACATCTTTGAGCACCCTCAAAATAAGTTAACCGAGGATTATATAACAGGAAGATTTGGCTAA
- a CDS encoding carboxypeptidase regulatory-like domain-containing protein: MRRAFPLLSISIIWIGILFAIFLKTETPVGSVEGIVIAGENGKPIPSADITFTRIGRGEIKSWSVKTDENGHFLLRGLPVGWYDIYCSSSAHYLTFGQRQVKISEGRTSHLSLQLERIVNNISLWAEKPVYATNQRVRIWAKGYAPEDKLHITLYRLDLEKLTTDELFQLGKYIYPYRQPGVPPKMEIPTTKTLSWDEKVKRDAEDTFYYEKKLPLLEDGLYKLEVSSGNIKANTFFHITSFSLLLKQDRERMLLWATDLRNGKPIGGVRLFIKGRTGEAMGETNAEGVWEGKVVGPCKIVGKMGSSYAFLNVEDYEVPPPEGARYKIYTYTERPIYRPGQTVFFKCIVRKYENERYSIPKPLKLLVDVKDEDDNLLYTTSLSTNRFGSCHSSFNLPPTAKPGIFHIFISAPEVKAYSIHPFSVSIYRKPEFEVEVKPSKGRYRFGERARIKVQARYLFGVPVAYATVDYDVYCSPITPYREFGEESHGEFVKSGTVETDKEGKAIIVIPLKEEPKLLREYNYSVDITVTDQSERTVSASTSFTVAKSLFSLHISSPKRILEVGELADIKLSFKSPLKRKSEINLTLYKLIWKGKKMKKERAGEWRTEMGNREKKSIQISVEREGEYELIAKIGDEILDRIPLTVLPSLEEGVYSLPQPLKYPRLFTDKSSYNPGDEALVVIDMPSQHTALLTYEGRELFKYEVRELKRGRHLLRLPNLGSKGYRLRLRLSFIRKGKLVEEGTAIFVNRPIPKLKVSLETDKKVYQPREEVLCKLKLKDDKGIPLRGEISAAVVDEAIFKLMDEDADADIRSFFSFKESVDVITRWSNYDIYLGPVSKAFTEKEVRRRFLDTAFWLPSLITDDKGEASFSFQLPDNITSWRITVVGNTEKSIFGAGKLNIIARKPIFLRLGMPPFLRYGDETTIAGILRNQTNEVQEAGIELKAKGLEILSPKEGKLRVSPQKEGKEEWRVKVGEEIAATLTIYAIATSGLRDAMELNLPIFPFGFPTEYTKSGQVESETMEVVNIDKEAIPSSVLLKIYLSPSITSSLYSALHYLAQYPYGCTEQTVSTFLPDIAIYRFLKGTGIRDEKLEKSLPDMIIKGIFRLYSLAEPDGGWGWMPGEGIDPWATAYALWGLWEAKKEGYPVNRWTMDGGKQKLLQLIKENLKKDIVPKLAYWEKEKWLFALYILSQMGENVAVQLDYFLPYIQKLSHKSKALLSLSYYYLEDLKKAGAVFKSLWEKREESEEICYWKDRWETVEPTAYALRALLKLQPRNPAAIKIARYILQEKRGEGWFSTKDTAQVILSLLDFARIWEHTKPNFSLTVKINGRKREEIAFSPRDVFAPPREISLSIKDLKLGKNEIGFLKRGQGKMFYSIKMVQVLRREEIKPVKGLAEVGIKRVYRPLTVSTKQGLEWKAGSPSEIFKKGKLIEVEVSLNIPKKDFPSHYFVLEEPLPPGCELIEVDTGEGGGWYYDELEDRLAFYIPYLSSGKSKLKYRLRANIVGDYRVMPTVLYNMYFPQYKSLGNSNRVMIR, encoded by the coding sequence ATGAGGAGGGCGTTTCCCCTTCTCAGCATATCAATCATCTGGATTGGAATCCTTTTCGCCATCTTTTTGAAAACGGAGACGCCCGTCGGCTCAGTGGAGGGAATTGTCATAGCGGGAGAAAACGGCAAGCCCATCCCCTCTGCCGATATTACCTTCACAAGGATTGGAAGGGGGGAGATTAAGTCTTGGAGCGTGAAGACTGATGAGAACGGGCATTTCCTCTTGCGAGGACTTCCCGTAGGTTGGTATGATATCTATTGTAGCTCAAGCGCTCACTATCTAACTTTCGGACAAAGGCAGGTCAAAATCTCCGAAGGAAGAACCTCCCATCTTTCCCTCCAATTAGAGCGGATAGTTAACAACATATCACTCTGGGCAGAGAAGCCCGTGTATGCCACAAATCAGAGGGTAAGGATTTGGGCGAAGGGCTATGCCCCTGAGGATAAGCTTCATATCACTCTTTATCGTTTGGACTTGGAAAAGCTCACAACCGATGAGCTTTTTCAGCTTGGTAAATACATCTATCCCTATCGCCAGCCGGGAGTTCCTCCCAAGATGGAGATTCCCACTACAAAAACCCTCTCCTGGGATGAGAAAGTAAAGAGGGATGCGGAGGACACTTTTTATTATGAAAAGAAGCTTCCGCTCCTTGAGGATGGACTCTACAAGCTGGAAGTATCATCGGGCAATATAAAAGCGAACACCTTCTTCCACATAACCTCATTTTCCCTCCTTCTCAAGCAGGATAGGGAGAGGATGCTATTGTGGGCAACGGATTTGAGGAATGGCAAGCCGATTGGTGGTGTGCGATTGTTTATAAAGGGGAGGACGGGAGAGGCGATGGGGGAGACGAACGCTGAAGGTGTCTGGGAAGGGAAGGTTGTCGGTCCCTGCAAAATCGTCGGCAAAATGGGTTCATCTTATGCCTTTTTGAATGTTGAGGACTACGAGGTGCCTCCTCCGGAGGGAGCAAGATACAAGATTTATACCTACACAGAGAGACCGATTTATCGTCCCGGTCAAACCGTTTTCTTCAAATGCATAGTGAGAAAATACGAAAACGAGAGATATTCCATTCCCAAACCCTTGAAGCTATTGGTTGATGTGAAGGACGAGGATGATAATCTTCTCTACACAACCAGTCTGAGCACGAATCGCTTCGGGAGTTGCCATAGCTCCTTCAACCTTCCTCCCACAGCGAAGCCAGGGATTTTCCATATTTTCATCTCTGCACCAGAGGTTAAGGCATATTCTATTCACCCCTTCAGCGTTTCAATTTACAGAAAGCCGGAGTTTGAGGTGGAGGTTAAGCCTTCAAAGGGTAGGTATAGATTTGGTGAGAGGGCGAGGATAAAGGTTCAAGCGAGATATCTCTTCGGCGTTCCCGTAGCTTACGCCACTGTAGATTACGATGTCTATTGTTCTCCAATCACCCCTTATCGGGAGTTTGGGGAAGAAAGCCATGGGGAATTCGTTAAGTCGGGAACGGTGGAGACGGATAAGGAGGGAAAGGCGATAATCGTCATCCCATTGAAGGAAGAGCCGAAGCTTTTGAGAGAATACAACTATTCAGTGGATATAACCGTAACAGACCAAAGCGAGAGAACTGTTTCCGCCAGCACCTCCTTCACTGTTGCCAAGAGCTTGTTCTCCCTTCACATCTCTTCCCCGAAGAGGATTTTGGAAGTAGGGGAGTTAGCGGATATAAAGCTCTCCTTTAAAAGCCCTCTTAAGAGGAAAAGCGAGATAAATCTGACCCTTTACAAGCTCATCTGGAAAGGGAAGAAGATGAAGAAGGAGAGAGCAGGAGAGTGGAGGACGGAGATGGGAAATAGGGAGAAGAAGAGCATACAGATAAGCGTTGAAAGGGAAGGGGAATATGAGCTAATTGCAAAGATTGGAGACGAGATATTGGACAGGATTCCCCTCACAGTTCTTCCTTCCCTTGAGGAAGGCGTCTACTCTCTTCCTCAGCCGCTTAAATATCCACGCTTATTCACTGATAAAAGCTCTTACAATCCAGGGGACGAAGCTTTAGTTGTTATAGATATGCCCAGCCAACACACTGCTCTCCTGACATATGAGGGAAGGGAGCTTTTCAAATACGAGGTCAGGGAATTAAAGCGAGGAAGACATCTTTTGAGATTGCCCAATTTGGGAAGTAAGGGATATAGGCTCAGGCTTAGGCTGAGCTTCATCAGGAAGGGGAAGCTCGTTGAGGAGGGGACGGCCATCTTCGTTAATCGCCCTATACCAAAGCTGAAGGTGAGCTTAGAGACGGATAAGAAAGTTTATCAGCCGAGGGAGGAAGTTCTCTGCAAGTTGAAGTTAAAGGATGATAAGGGGATACCCTTGAGGGGAGAGATTTCCGCCGCCGTTGTAGACGAGGCGATTTTCAAGTTGATGGATGAAGATGCTGATGCGGATATAAGGTCGTTCTTTAGCTTCAAGGAATCTGTGGATGTGATAACTCGCTGGTCAAACTACGACATCTATCTCGGTCCCGTGAGCAAGGCTTTCACGGAGAAGGAAGTTCGCCGACGTTTCCTGGATACAGCCTTCTGGCTTCCATCCCTCATAACTGACGATAAAGGAGAGGCTTCTTTTAGCTTCCAATTGCCCGATAATATAACGAGCTGGCGGATAACCGTCGTGGGGAATACCGAGAAAAGCATCTTTGGAGCGGGTAAGTTGAATATAATAGCAAGAAAGCCCATTTTCCTGCGTCTGGGAATGCCCCCATTTCTCAGGTATGGTGATGAAACGACAATAGCGGGGATATTGCGGAATCAAACGAACGAAGTTCAAGAAGCTGGCATAGAGCTCAAGGCTAAAGGGTTGGAGATTCTTTCCCCGAAGGAGGGGAAGTTGAGAGTTTCTCCCCAGAAGGAGGGTAAGGAGGAATGGCGAGTGAAGGTAGGAGAGGAGATCGCAGCTACGCTGACCATTTACGCTATTGCGACAAGCGGATTAAGGGACGCTATGGAGCTCAACCTGCCTATTTTCCCTTTCGGCTTCCCCACGGAATACACGAAGAGCGGGCAGGTTGAAAGCGAGACGATGGAGGTCGTCAATATAGATAAAGAAGCCATTCCCTCATCGGTTCTTCTCAAGATTTACCTCTCACCCTCCATTACCTCCTCCCTTTATAGCGCCCTTCATTATCTTGCTCAATATCCCTATGGATGCACGGAGCAGACGGTCTCCACCTTCCTTCCCGATATAGCGATATATCGTTTCCTCAAGGGAACGGGTATAAGGGATGAGAAATTGGAGAAATCGCTTCCCGATATGATAATAAAGGGGATTTTCCGTCTTTATTCCCTTGCCGAACCGGATGGCGGTTGGGGCTGGATGCCGGGCGAAGGGATAGACCCTTGGGCGACAGCATATGCCCTTTGGGGTCTCTGGGAGGCGAAGAAGGAAGGCTATCCCGTTAATCGGTGGACAATGGATGGGGGAAAGCAAAAATTGCTCCAACTGATTAAGGAAAACCTCAAAAAGGATATCGTTCCAAAGCTCGCCTACTGGGAGAAGGAGAAGTGGCTATTCGCCCTCTACATCCTGAGCCAAATGGGAGAGAATGTAGCAGTGCAACTTGATTACTTCCTCCCCTATATACAGAAGCTTTCCCACAAATCAAAAGCCCTTCTTTCTCTTTCCTATTACTATTTGGAGGATTTGAAGAAGGCGGGTGCTGTGTTTAAGAGTCTATGGGAAAAAAGGGAGGAGAGCGAGGAGATTTGTTATTGGAAGGATAGATGGGAAACGGTAGAGCCGACAGCTTATGCCCTCCGTGCCCTCCTCAAGCTTCAGCCCAGAAATCCTGCCGCAATTAAAATCGCAAGATATATTCTGCAAGAAAAAAGAGGTGAGGGTTGGTTTTCAACCAAAGATACCGCTCAGGTAATACTCTCCCTTTTGGATTTCGCGAGAATCTGGGAGCATACCAAGCCCAACTTCAGCCTCACCGTGAAAATCAACGGCAGGAAGCGGGAGGAAATCGCCTTCTCTCCGAGAGATGTTTTCGCTCCTCCAAGGGAAATCAGCTTGAGCATTAAGGATTTGAAATTGGGAAAGAACGAGATTGGTTTTCTCAAGAGGGGGCAGGGAAAGATGTTCTATTCAATTAAGATGGTCCAGGTTCTAAGGAGGGAGGAGATAAAGCCCGTGAAGGGATTGGCGGAAGTAGGTATTAAGAGGGTCTATAGACCACTGACTGTCTCAACGAAGCAGGGATTGGAATGGAAGGCGGGAAGCCCGAGCGAGATATTCAAGAAGGGAAAGTTGATAGAGGTGGAGGTATCCCTGAATATTCCGAAGAAGGATTTCCCCTCCCATTACTTCGTCCTTGAGGAGCCATTGCCTCCTGGCTGTGAATTGATAGAGGTTGATACGGGGGAGGGAGGAGGGTGGTATTACGACGAGCTTGAGGATAGATTGGCTTTCTATATTCCCTATTTGAGTAGTGGAAAGAGCAAATTGAAGTATCGCTTGAGGGCTAATATCGTGGGCGATTACAGGGTTATGCCCACAGTTCTTTACAATATGTATTTCCCCCAATATAAGAGTCTGGGAAACAGCAACAGGGTGATGATAAGATGA
- a CDS encoding pyruvate, phosphate dikinase: MSEKWVYLFEEGNAQMRDLLGGKGANLAEMTNIGLPVPPGFTITTRACIYYMNNGEFPPGMWEQTLEALKKIEEKMGKKLGDPKNPLLVSVRSGAKFSMPGMMDTVLNLGLNDESVKGLIEGTKNPRFAWDAYRRFVMMFGNIVLGIDRRKFDVLMDKMKEERGVTQDVELTAEDLEELTKQYKELVKEEKGISFPEDPLEQLKLAIEAVFKSWNNPRAIAYREREKISHDLGTAVNVQSMVFGNMGDDSGTGVAFTRDVATGEKRIYGEFLFNAQGEDVVAGIRTPLKIEELEKRMPEIHEQFLRVCEILEKHYRDVMDIEFTIEKGKLYILQCRVAKRTAQAAIKIAVDMAKEGLITKEEAVMRIDPADLDQLLHRQIDPKAELNVLAKGVAASPGAAVGKVVFEAHKAAEWGKNGEKVILVRPETNPDDIVGMLASQGILTARGGMTSHAAVVARGFGIPAVVGCEAIRIDEERNLFTVNETVVKEGDVITIDGSTGRVILGEAPLIEPRLTDEVRELLSWADEFRRLGVRANADTPADAQKAFEFGAEGVGLCRTEHMFFGEERVPHVQRMILAETTEEREEALEKLLPFQREDFIGIFKAMQGRPVVIRLIDPPLHEFLPRYETLLEEVITLRLTNPDSPELAEKERLLQRVTQLRELNPMLGLRGCRLGILYPEIVKMQVRAIFEAAAYLAKQGVPVHPEVMIPLVGHVNELKYLRPILEEVAKEVLEREGVDIEYHFGTMIEIPRAALTSSEIAKVADFYSFGTNDLTQTVFGFSRDDAEGKFIAPYLEKGILPNNPFEVLDRDGVGKLMKMCIDDARKANPNIVIGICGEHGGEPESVKLCHELGLDYVSCSPLRVPIARLAAAQANLKTEVFEDK; encoded by the coding sequence ATGTCAGAGAAATGGGTTTATCTATTTGAGGAGGGCAACGCCCAGATGCGGGACCTCTTGGGCGGGAAAGGCGCCAATCTCGCCGAGATGACCAACATCGGCTTGCCCGTCCCACCAGGCTTCACTATCACCACGAGAGCCTGCATCTATTATATGAATAATGGGGAATTCCCACCCGGGATGTGGGAGCAGACGCTTGAAGCCCTGAAGAAGATAGAGGAGAAGATGGGGAAAAAGTTGGGAGACCCCAAGAATCCTCTCCTCGTATCCGTTCGTTCCGGAGCGAAATTCTCTATGCCCGGAATGATGGACACCGTTTTGAACCTCGGCTTAAACGATGAATCGGTTAAGGGGTTGATTGAGGGGACGAAGAACCCTCGCTTCGCCTGGGACGCCTACAGGCGATTCGTTATGATGTTCGGCAACATCGTTCTTGGCATAGATAGACGCAAATTTGACGTTCTGATGGATAAGATGAAGGAGGAACGAGGCGTAACTCAAGATGTTGAGCTCACCGCCGAGGACCTGGAGGAATTGACGAAGCAATACAAGGAGCTCGTTAAGGAGGAAAAGGGCATCAGCTTCCCCGAAGACCCACTTGAGCAATTGAAGCTGGCTATAGAAGCGGTTTTCAAATCATGGAATAATCCTCGTGCCATCGCCTACAGGGAGAGGGAGAAGATTTCCCACGATTTGGGGACAGCAGTGAATGTGCAGTCCATGGTATTCGGTAATATGGGTGATGATTCCGGAACGGGTGTAGCCTTCACCAGAGATGTGGCAACTGGCGAGAAGAGGATATATGGTGAATTCCTCTTCAACGCCCAGGGCGAGGATGTGGTGGCGGGAATCCGCACTCCTCTTAAGATAGAAGAGCTGGAAAAGAGGATGCCGGAAATCCACGAACAATTCCTACGAGTATGTGAAATCTTGGAGAAGCATTATAGGGATGTAATGGATATAGAGTTCACGATTGAGAAAGGGAAGCTCTATATCCTGCAATGCAGGGTTGCGAAGAGGACCGCGCAGGCAGCGATAAAGATAGCGGTGGATATGGCGAAGGAGGGATTGATAACGAAAGAGGAAGCTGTCATGAGGATAGACCCAGCTGACCTTGACCAGCTCCTCCATCGCCAGATAGACCCTAAGGCTGAGCTAAATGTTCTTGCTAAGGGAGTAGCTGCTTCCCCAGGCGCCGCTGTTGGTAAGGTTGTTTTTGAAGCCCACAAGGCAGCGGAGTGGGGAAAGAACGGGGAGAAGGTCATCCTGGTCAGACCGGAGACCAACCCCGATGACATAGTGGGAATGCTTGCCTCCCAAGGTATTCTCACAGCCAGGGGTGGCATGACCTCTCACGCAGCGGTTGTTGCGAGGGGCTTCGGCATTCCCGCCGTCGTGGGATGCGAGGCTATTAGAATAGATGAGGAGAGGAATCTCTTCACAGTCAACGAGACGGTCGTTAAAGAAGGGGATGTTATCACCATAGATGGTTCAACGGGAAGGGTCATATTGGGAGAGGCACCCCTAATTGAGCCACGTCTCACCGATGAGGTGAGGGAGCTCCTCTCCTGGGCGGATGAATTCCGCAGACTTGGCGTGAGGGCGAACGCCGACACTCCCGCCGATGCCCAAAAAGCCTTTGAGTTCGGCGCCGAAGGCGTTGGTCTCTGCCGAACAGAGCATATGTTCTTCGGAGAGGAAAGAGTCCCCCATGTCCAGAGGATGATTCTCGCCGAGACAACCGAGGAAAGAGAGGAAGCCCTTGAAAAGCTCCTCCCCTTCCAGAGAGAGGACTTCATCGGCATATTCAAGGCTATGCAGGGGAGACCTGTCGTGATAAGGCTGATAGACCCGCCACTCCACGAGTTCCTCCCTCGCTATGAGACGCTTTTGGAGGAAGTGATTACCCTTCGCCTCACCAATCCCGACTCTCCCGAGCTGGCTGAGAAAGAAAGACTCCTGCAACGCGTTACCCAGCTGAGGGAGCTCAATCCAATGCTCGGTCTTCGTGGCTGCCGACTCGGCATCCTCTATCCCGAGATAGTGAAGATGCAGGTGAGGGCGATATTTGAAGCAGCTGCTTATCTTGCCAAGCAGGGGGTCCCCGTTCACCCTGAGGTTATGATTCCTCTTGTGGGTCATGTGAACGAGCTGAAATATCTGCGTCCCATTCTTGAAGAGGTAGCGAAAGAGGTTCTTGAGAGAGAGGGAGTGGATATTGAGTATCACTTCGGCACGATGATAGAGATTCCAAGAGCTGCTCTTACATCTTCAGAGATAGCAAAGGTTGCCGACTTCTATTCCTTCGGCACCAACGACCTAACACAGACCGTCTTCGGCTTCTCCAGGGATGATGCGGAGGGCAAGTTCATCGCTCCCTACCTCGAAAAAGGAATTTTGCCCAACAATCCATTTGAGGTCTTAGATAGAGATGGCGTTGGCAAGCTGATGAAGATGTGCATAGATGATGCGAGGAAAGCCAACCCCAACATCGTCATCGGAATCTGCGGCGAACACGGTGGGGAGCCGGAGTCCGTCAAGCTTTGCCATGAGCTAGGGCTTGATTATGTCTCCTGCTCTCCCTTAAGGGTTCCAATAGCGAGGCTTGCTGCTGCTCAGGCGAACCTGAAGACGGAGGTGTTTGAGGACAAGTAA
- the greA gene encoding transcription elongation factor GreA codes for MRREIILTARGYQRLKEELDYLKAVRRKDIRERLRESLDFGEVGENPEYEELKREQAMIEGRIEELEAILSLARVLEEDSINTESVDIGSKVTVLDLDTQQTSQFTIVDPLEANPREGYLSVESPIGSALLNKKKGDEAVVKVPAGTRRLKIVDISK; via the coding sequence ATGCGAAGAGAGATAATATTGACCGCCCGTGGTTATCAGCGTTTAAAGGAGGAGTTGGATTACCTCAAAGCGGTTCGCAGGAAAGACATCCGGGAACGCCTGAGGGAGTCCCTTGACTTCGGCGAGGTAGGAGAGAATCCCGAATATGAGGAGCTGAAGAGGGAGCAGGCTATGATTGAAGGAAGAATAGAGGAGCTGGAAGCCATCTTGAGCCTCGCTCGTGTTCTTGAAGAGGATAGCATTAACACTGAAAGCGTTGATATTGGGTCAAAGGTTACGGTTCTTGACTTAGATACCCAGCAGACATCCCAGTTCACTATCGTTGACCCCCTGGAGGCAAATCCCCGAGAGGGCTATCTCTCCGTTGAATCGCCCATAGGCTCCGCCCTCCTCAACAAGAAGAAAGGGGATGAGGCAGTAGTAAAAGTTCCTGCAGGTACCCGTAGGTTGAAGATAGTGGACATATCCAAGTAA
- a CDS encoding RtcB family protein, with translation MPSGWTGPLEKIDDYRWLIPRRYKQGMRTDGLIFAQEKMLAKIKQDMAPEQVANVACLPGIVGYSMAMPDIHWGYGFPIGGVAAFDVKEGVISPGGVGYDINCGVRILRTNLTIEEIKPYLSRLLDEIFRNVPSGVGSEGKLRLSNEELRQVMIQGARWAVRKGYGWERDLDHTEENGEMEGADPQKVSQRAMERGRGQLGTLGSGNHFLEIQVVSEIYDRKSAKAMGIEKEGQITVMIHTGSRGFGHQICDEYVKDLLRSAQHYNIHLPDKQLACAPFSSPEGKAYFSAMVCAANYAWANRQCITHWVREAFEKVFKKSAEELGMELIYDVAHNIAKVEEHTINGKKVRVVVHRKGATRAFAPGHPLVPKDYREIGQPVIVPGDMGRASYLLVGTERAMQETFGSTCHGAGRLMSRAQASRMVRGEEVKRRMEAQGILVKAASFATLTEEIPEAYKDVGDVVDTCDGAGISKKVAKLRPLAVIKG, from the coding sequence ATGCCCTCCGGCTGGACTGGTCCCTTAGAGAAAATAGACGATTATCGCTGGCTCATACCGAGAAGATATAAGCAAGGTATGAGGACAGATGGCTTAATCTTCGCTCAGGAGAAAATGCTGGCGAAGATTAAGCAGGATATGGCTCCTGAACAGGTAGCGAATGTAGCCTGTCTCCCAGGCATAGTGGGATACTCTATGGCTATGCCCGATATCCATTGGGGCTATGGATTCCCCATCGGTGGCGTAGCGGCTTTTGATGTAAAGGAAGGTGTTATTTCGCCTGGCGGCGTGGGTTATGATATAAATTGCGGTGTCCGTATTCTCCGCACGAACCTCACAATTGAGGAAATAAAACCTTATCTCAGCCGCCTCCTTGACGAGATATTCCGCAATGTTCCCTCTGGCGTTGGTTCTGAGGGAAAGCTTCGCTTGAGCAATGAGGAACTCCGCCAAGTTATGATTCAGGGGGCGAGATGGGCGGTGAGGAAAGGATACGGCTGGGAGAGAGACCTTGACCACACCGAGGAAAATGGAGAGATGGAGGGAGCCGACCCCCAGAAGGTAAGCCAAAGGGCAATGGAGAGGGGAAGAGGTCAACTTGGGACATTGGGTTCAGGCAACCATTTCCTTGAAATCCAGGTAGTAAGCGAGATATATGATAGAAAATCGGCAAAGGCTATGGGGATAGAGAAAGAGGGGCAGATAACCGTTATGATTCACACAGGTTCAAGGGGGTTCGGGCATCAAATCTGCGATGAATATGTGAAGGACCTCCTTCGCTCAGCTCAGCACTACAACATCCATCTTCCCGATAAACAACTTGCCTGCGCTCCTTTCTCTTCGCCTGAAGGGAAAGCTTACTTCTCAGCGATGGTCTGCGCCGCAAATTACGCCTGGGCTAATCGTCAGTGCATAACCCATTGGGTGAGAGAAGCTTTTGAGAAGGTCTTCAAGAAATCCGCTGAGGAGCTCGGTATGGAGCTGATTTACGATGTAGCCCATAACATCGCCAAGGTGGAGGAGCATACAATAAATGGAAAGAAGGTAAGAGTTGTAGTGCATAGGAAGGGCGCAACGAGGGCATTCGCTCCTGGTCATCCCCTTGTTCCCAAAGATTATAGAGAGATTGGACAGCCCGTAATCGTTCCCGGAGATATGGGAAGAGCCTCCTACCTGCTCGTTGGCACGGAAAGGGCGATGCAAGAGACATTTGGTTCCACCTGTCACGGAGCAGGGAGATTGATGAGCAGGGCGCAGGCATCGCGTATGGTTCGGGGAGAGGAAGTGAAGAGGAGAATGGAGGCGCAGGGTATTTTAGTGAAAGCAGCGAGCTTCGCCACCTTGACAGAAGAGATACCAGAGGCTTATAAAGATGTAGGGGATGTGGTGGATACCTGTGATGGAGCAGGAATATCAAAGAAGGTGGCTAAACTCCGTCCCCTTGCGGTAATCAAGGGGTAA